The Candidatus Hydrogenedentota bacterium genome has a window encoding:
- a CDS encoding glycosyl hydrolase has translation MATRLASAAFIVASVLLSVAATGDDLREGFASPPDSARPWVYWFFMDGNLSREGITADLEAMAEAGIGGLILMEVDVGIPRGPVEFMSDEWRALFKHAVEEAERLGLEITLNAGPGWTGSGGPWVKAEQSMQHLVASSVEVTGPASFDGVLPIPEARKPYFGESGLPEWLLDARRDFYADEAVLAVPRRAAGATEGLDEKALFVREPYTSKPGIAPFIPAPSSHPEIPANTIPAGEVIDLTGQLQPDGRIAWTVPPGEWTILRFGRRNTGANTRPAPLPGLGLESDKFDPAALDAHFEAFVGRLLEAVGPRPSDRKTGWTMLHIDSWEMGSQNWTAKFAEQFELRRGYSSRPWLPVMTGRIVGSAEQSERFLWDLRQTAQELVLEYHAGHLKELGRQHGFGLSIEPYDMNPTADMSLGGVADVPMCEFWSRGHGFDSNFTCYESTSIAHTLGRPIVAAEAFTAADSEAWQLYPALMKNQGDWALATGINRIVFHRFAHQPWLDRQPGMTMGPYGVHWDRTQTWWPMVSAYHQYLARCQYLLRQGATVADICYLVPEGAPHVFRPPPSALAGEFGDRRGYNFDGCAPETLLKANVEDGKVVFPGGASYRLLVMPAFDTMTPALLRKIEGLLTAGATVIGTPPLKSPSLSGYPACDQEVLSIATKLWGGLEAPAAVTERNAGKGRLVWGGELAVDKPGEAYPYDSAQPHWKVYPDYEPTAAVLQSMGVPEDFASDGPIRYTHRRTEDRDLYFIANQSGERVDTDCTFRVAGRAAELWDPVTGTMHPLNTAENSDGLTSISMRFEAHQSFFIVFSTSTLSKDLPKVNFSPLRSMATFEGPWEVTFDEKRGGPGAVVLDTLVDWTQHPDERVRHYSGIATYRKTFDCPTATGQVLLDIGEVPGFARVRMNGQDLGVLWCAPWRVDITAAVKPTANQLEIDVANRWPNRLIGDSALPEDQRIAWTTWSPYKPDSPLLPSGLLGPVQLMTSENK, from the coding sequence ATGGCAACGCGCCTCGCATCCGCCGCGTTTATTGTCGCCAGCGTGCTCCTTTCCGTCGCCGCAACCGGCGACGACCTGCGAGAGGGTTTTGCTTCTCCACCCGATTCCGCACGACCCTGGGTCTACTGGTTTTTCATGGACGGCAATCTCAGTCGCGAGGGCATCACCGCCGACCTCGAAGCCATGGCCGAGGCGGGCATTGGTGGACTCATCCTGATGGAGGTGGATGTAGGCATCCCCCGTGGCCCGGTTGAGTTCATGAGTGATGAATGGCGCGCGCTGTTCAAACACGCCGTGGAGGAGGCCGAGCGTCTGGGGCTTGAGATCACGCTGAACGCCGGGCCCGGCTGGACCGGCAGTGGCGGGCCCTGGGTCAAGGCGGAGCAGTCCATGCAGCACCTGGTGGCCAGCAGTGTGGAGGTGACGGGGCCCGCCAGTTTCGACGGTGTGCTGCCGATCCCGGAAGCGCGCAAACCCTATTTTGGCGAGTCTGGATTGCCCGAATGGCTCCTGGATGCGCGCCGGGATTTCTATGCCGATGAGGCAGTGCTCGCGGTGCCGCGTCGTGCGGCCGGGGCGACTGAAGGCCTGGACGAGAAGGCCCTCTTTGTGCGGGAACCTTATACTTCCAAGCCCGGCATCGCACCGTTCATTCCCGCGCCTTCTTCACACCCCGAGATTCCGGCGAACACCATCCCAGCCGGGGAGGTGATCGACCTGACCGGACAGCTCCAGCCCGATGGACGCATCGCGTGGACGGTGCCGCCGGGAGAGTGGACCATTCTGCGCTTCGGTCGGCGTAATACCGGCGCCAACACGCGCCCGGCACCCCTGCCCGGTCTTGGGCTTGAAAGTGACAAGTTCGACCCCGCCGCGCTGGATGCCCACTTCGAGGCCTTTGTGGGCCGATTGCTCGAAGCGGTAGGCCCCAGGCCCAGCGACCGCAAGACGGGCTGGACCATGCTCCACATCGACAGTTGGGAAATGGGCTCGCAGAACTGGACCGCGAAGTTCGCCGAGCAATTTGAGCTACGGCGCGGTTATTCATCGCGTCCCTGGCTGCCGGTCATGACCGGACGCATCGTGGGCAGCGCCGAGCAGTCCGAGCGCTTCCTGTGGGATCTTCGCCAGACCGCCCAGGAGCTGGTGCTCGAATACCACGCGGGGCACCTGAAGGAACTCGGGCGGCAGCACGGCTTCGGCCTCTCCATCGAGCCCTACGACATGAACCCGACGGCCGACATGTCCCTGGGCGGCGTGGCCGATGTGCCCATGTGCGAGTTCTGGTCGCGGGGGCATGGCTTCGATTCCAATTTCACGTGCTACGAGTCGACCTCCATCGCCCACACCCTGGGTCGACCCATTGTGGCGGCGGAAGCCTTCACGGCGGCGGACAGCGAGGCCTGGCAACTCTACCCGGCCCTCATGAAGAATCAGGGAGACTGGGCTCTGGCCACCGGTATCAACCGCATCGTATTCCATCGCTTCGCCCACCAGCCCTGGCTCGATCGCCAGCCGGGCATGACCATGGGACCCTATGGCGTTCACTGGGATCGCACCCAGACCTGGTGGCCCATGGTATCCGCCTATCACCAGTACCTGGCGCGTTGTCAGTACCTGCTGCGCCAGGGGGCTACGGTCGCCGATATTTGCTACCTCGTGCCGGAGGGTGCGCCCCACGTCTTTCGTCCGCCGCCCTCCGCATTGGCTGGCGAATTTGGCGACCGGCGCGGCTACAACTTCGACGGCTGCGCCCCGGAAACGCTGCTTAAGGCCAACGTTGAAGACGGCAAGGTCGTCTTCCCCGGCGGCGCGTCCTATCGCCTGCTGGTAATGCCCGCCTTTGACACCATGACCCCGGCGCTGTTGCGCAAGATCGAAGGGCTCCTGACGGCTGGCGCCACGGTCATCGGGACGCCACCCCTGAAGTCCCCCAGCCTGTCGGGCTATCCCGCGTGCGATCAGGAGGTCCTGTCCATCGCCACGAAGCTGTGGGGCGGCCTGGAGGCCCCGGCAGCGGTAACCGAGCGCAACGCAGGCAAGGGCCGCCTCGTCTGGGGCGGCGAACTCGCCGTCGATAAACCGGGCGAAGCCTACCCCTATGACAGCGCCCAGCCCCATTGGAAGGTGTACCCCGACTATGAGCCCACCGCAGCCGTGCTGCAAAGCATGGGCGTGCCCGAGGACTTCGCCAGCGACGGCCCCATCCGCTACACCCATCGCCGGACGGAAGACCGAGACCTGTATTTCATCGCCAATCAGTCTGGCGAGCGGGTAGACACGGACTGCACCTTCCGCGTGGCGGGGCGCGCCGCAGAACTCTGGGATCCGGTCACGGGAACGATGCACCCGCTCAACACGGCGGAGAATAGCGATGGCCTGACATCAATCTCCATGCGTTTCGAGGCCCATCAGAGCTTCTTCATTGTCTTCAGCACTTCGACGCTATCGAAAGACTTGCCGAAGGTGAACTTCTCCCCACTGCGCAGCATGGCGACCTTTGAAGGCCCCTGGGAAGTCACCTTCGATGAGAAGCGCGGCGGTCCCGGTGCCGTGGTTCTCGATACACTCGTCGACTGGACGCAACACCCGGATGAACGCGTACGCCACTACTCGGGCATCGCGACCTATCGGAAGACCTTCGATTGCCCGACAGCCACCGGGCAAGTGCTGCTTGATATCGGTGAAGTGCCCGGCTTCGCACGCGTCCGCATGAACGGCCAGGACCTCGGTGTGCTGTGGTGCGCACCGTGGCGCGTGGACATCACGGCGGCGGTAAAGCCCACCGCCAACCAACTGGAAATCGACGTGGCCAATCGCTGGCCCAACCGCCTCATCGGCGACAGCGCCCTGCCGGAAGACCAGCGAATCGCCTGGACCACCTGGAGCCCCTACAAGCCCGATTCCCCCCTGCTGCCCTCCGGCCTGCTGGGTCCCGTACAACTTATGACGAGTGAGAACAAGTGA
- a CDS encoding TVP38/TMEM64 family protein: MLDDSSTTQTSDRVRRLVARATSRAAIPYLLIGSIFLISVIFMGHEVVQNIKAIETWIMGLGTWGIVAFVAMFVVTTSFLMPDSILCIASGVLFGPVWGIVAILFGILIAAMLQFLLARRLFQTGIQREISQRPALAAIQRAVIQDEFRLQVLVRLTPVNPAILNYLLGATHVSVSGFLFACLAHMPAVMVEVYFGHASTNMVKSADGGLSHALLEYALLFGGLAACIAVLVIVSRMARKALVEAIAESEAVADCPKRALLSEG, translated from the coding sequence GTGCTGGACGATTCCTCCACAACACAAACCTCCGACCGGGTGCGCAGGCTTGTTGCGCGGGCAACCTCGCGCGCCGCGATTCCCTACCTGCTGATCGGCAGCATTTTCCTCATCTCGGTGATTTTCATGGGCCACGAGGTCGTGCAGAACATCAAGGCGATTGAAACCTGGATCATGGGGCTGGGAACCTGGGGTATCGTTGCGTTTGTCGCGATGTTTGTCGTTACCACGTCCTTTTTGATGCCGGACTCGATTCTCTGCATTGCCTCCGGAGTCCTTTTCGGGCCCGTTTGGGGGATTGTTGCCATACTATTCGGCATTCTGATTGCCGCCATGCTTCAGTTTCTGCTGGCCCGTAGACTTTTTCAAACGGGAATTCAAAGAGAAATCTCACAGCGGCCCGCCCTCGCCGCAATTCAGCGCGCCGTTATTCAAGACGAGTTCCGGCTTCAGGTTCTCGTCCGGCTGACCCCTGTAAACCCGGCAATTTTGAACTACCTCCTCGGCGCAACGCATGTCTCGGTGTCCGGATTCCTATTCGCCTGCCTCGCGCACATGCCGGCCGTCATGGTGGAAGTCTATTTCGGCCACGCGAGCACGAACATGGTGAAGAGCGCCGATGGCGGTTTAAGTCATGCGCTTCTCGAGTATGCACTGCTCTTCGGTGGCCTGGCCGCCTGTATTGCGGTGCTGGTGATCGTGTCCCGCATGGCGCGAAAAGCCCTGGTGGAGGCCATCGCGGAGTCCGAAGCGGTAGCAGACTGCCCCAAGCGGGCACTGTTGTCGGAAGGCTGA
- a CDS encoding type II toxin-antitoxin system VapC family toxin: MILLDTHVWVWWVQGGGELSPKAIEFLDGAVESGIGVHVISCWEVAMLHAGNRLSLPCHLDEWLDQALRYPGVQLMPLSRTVAVNACRLPGEIHRDPADRMLIAAAIELACTLVTADKKILAYEHVRSLHPDELES, translated from the coding sequence GTGATACTGCTTGATACCCATGTGTGGGTCTGGTGGGTTCAAGGAGGCGGCGAACTCTCACCCAAAGCGATTGAGTTTTTGGATGGTGCAGTTGAGAGTGGGATAGGGGTTCATGTGATCTCTTGCTGGGAGGTCGCCATGCTCCACGCTGGCAATAGATTGTCTTTGCCTTGCCACTTGGACGAATGGCTCGACCAGGCCTTGCGTTACCCCGGCGTGCAATTGATGCCCCTGAGCCGGACGGTGGCAGTGAATGCCTGCCGCTTGCCCGGAGAAATACATCGCGATCCGGCGGATCGAATGCTTATTGCCGCGGCAATCGAACTCGCTTGTACGCTGGTGACTGCGGACAAAAAAATTCTGGCCTATGAGCACGTGCGGTCGCTTCATCCAGACGAACTGGAAAGCTGA
- the creB gene encoding two-component system response regulator CreB gives MSGAILVVEDEPAIADTIVYALKTEGYAVTWHSTGGEALEAIRGRSFDLMVLDVGLPDVSGFDICREVRKVSQLPIIFLTARSGEVDRIVGLEIGGDDYMAKPFSPRELTARVRAILRRTGASGPVEPEDRGASPWVVDQQRRTISYFGEALELPRNEYKLLLILLQHPGWVYSRDQLMDMAWEAPDAAMARTVDTHIKTLRARLKKVRPDLDPIQTHRGVGYSLKELT, from the coding sequence ATGTCCGGAGCCATACTCGTTGTTGAAGATGAACCCGCGATCGCCGACACGATCGTCTATGCCCTCAAGACCGAGGGCTATGCGGTCACGTGGCACTCGACGGGGGGCGAAGCGTTGGAGGCGATTCGTGGGCGTTCCTTTGACCTCATGGTGCTGGATGTGGGCCTGCCCGACGTGAGCGGTTTCGATATCTGCCGCGAAGTGCGCAAGGTCTCGCAGCTCCCGATCATATTCCTGACCGCGCGCTCGGGGGAGGTGGATCGCATTGTGGGGCTGGAAATCGGCGGCGACGATTATATGGCGAAACCCTTCAGTCCCCGGGAATTGACGGCGCGGGTGCGCGCGATTCTGCGGCGAACGGGCGCTTCCGGCCCGGTTGAGCCTGAGGACCGGGGCGCGTCCCCCTGGGTAGTCGATCAGCAGCGCCGCACCATCAGCTATTTCGGTGAAGCCCTGGAGCTTCCACGAAACGAGTACAAGCTGCTGCTCATATTGCTGCAACATCCAGGCTGGGTCTATTCGCGGGACCAACTGATGGACATGGCCTGGGAAGCGCCGGACGCCGCCATGGCCCGCACTGTGGATACCCACATCAAGACCCTGCGCGCGCGGTTGAAGAAAGTGCGACCCGATCTGGATCCGATTCAGACCCACCGCGGCGTGGGGTATTCGCTGAAGGAACTGACGTGA
- a CDS encoding rRNA pseudouridine synthase: protein MPSELPENEPLRISKLLASRGICSRREADDFIARGLVLIDGERVAQLGEKVLPTQKLTLDPRAQGELGDQITILLHKPLGYVSGQAEDGYSNAASLIAPTSRHKDDRSGIVYLPKHRQNLAPAGRLDIDSTGLLVLTQDGTIARTIIGSESSVDKEYLVRVSGEVTPQALALLCHGLELDGRQLRPAQVTRTKGGQLRFILREGRKRQIRRMCELVGLKVEALQRIRIGKVHLADLPYGKWRYLGPGERF, encoded by the coding sequence TTGCCCTCTGAACTCCCCGAAAACGAACCACTCCGCATCAGCAAGCTCCTCGCATCGCGCGGCATTTGCTCCCGCCGCGAGGCGGACGATTTTATCGCCCGTGGTCTGGTCCTTATCGACGGTGAACGTGTCGCCCAGTTGGGTGAAAAGGTCCTGCCAACGCAGAAGCTTACCCTGGACCCGCGCGCCCAGGGCGAACTCGGCGATCAGATCACGATTCTCCTCCACAAGCCGCTCGGCTATGTCTCCGGCCAGGCGGAGGACGGTTACAGCAATGCCGCGTCGCTCATCGCGCCCACCTCGCGCCACAAAGACGACCGAAGCGGCATCGTCTACCTGCCCAAACATCGCCAGAACCTCGCGCCGGCAGGGCGGCTCGACATCGACTCCACGGGACTACTCGTCCTCACGCAGGATGGCACCATCGCCCGAACCATCATCGGAAGCGAGAGTTCCGTGGACAAAGAGTACCTCGTGCGCGTTTCCGGCGAAGTAACGCCCCAGGCCCTTGCCCTCCTATGCCACGGCCTCGAACTCGACGGCCGCCAGCTCCGCCCCGCCCAGGTCACCCGCACCAAAGGCGGGCAACTCCGCTTCATTCTCCGCGAAGGCCGCAAGCGCCAGATCCGGCGCATGTGCGAGTTGGTCGGGCTGAAAGTGGAGGCCCTCCAGCGCATCCGCATCGGCAAGGTCCACCTCGCCGATCTACCCTACGGCAAATGGCGCTACCTGGGGCCGGGCGAGCGATTCTGA
- a CDS encoding iron-containing alcohol dehydrogenase, with the protein MSCCHHYEFMDGHEHVFAVNPSAIRYGQGALGEAGHEAAALDLKRVALFTDRRVAELECVSIVRTSLQATGVDVVVYDEVRVEPTDASFKDAARFASDGNFDGYVSVGGGSVIDTCKAANLYATYPAEFLTYVNAPIGDGQPVPGPLKPHIACPTTAGTGSECTGMAIFDFVERHVKTGIASRSLRPTLALIDPDVTSTLPANVVAASGFDVLSHALESYTAKPFTQRMKPERPDLRPMSQGANPWSDLGCREALRLCGDFLVRAVQDASDTEARHGMMFAATLAGIAFGNSGVHLPHGMAYSVAGMIRDYRPDGYPTEEPICPHGISVIVDVPSVVRFTAPVLPARHLEIAALLGADLCGAAEDDAGEVLAEHIIQMMRDTAMPNGIGELGYGEGEIAGLAEGAFAQQRLLSNSPVAVGMEDLAVLYRGAGRYW; encoded by the coding sequence GTGTCCTGTTGCCATCACTACGAGTTCATGGACGGTCACGAGCATGTATTTGCCGTGAACCCGAGCGCCATTCGCTATGGCCAGGGGGCGCTGGGGGAGGCCGGGCACGAGGCCGCCGCGCTGGATCTGAAGCGCGTCGCCCTCTTTACTGATCGTCGGGTGGCCGAGCTGGAATGTGTGTCCATCGTGCGCACGTCGCTTCAGGCGACCGGGGTGGATGTGGTGGTCTATGACGAAGTGCGGGTGGAGCCCACGGACGCTTCTTTCAAGGACGCCGCGCGCTTCGCGAGTGATGGAAATTTCGACGGCTATGTATCCGTGGGCGGCGGTTCGGTCATCGACACGTGCAAGGCGGCGAATCTCTATGCCACCTACCCCGCCGAGTTCCTGACCTATGTAAACGCGCCCATCGGCGATGGTCAGCCCGTGCCTGGTCCCCTGAAGCCCCACATCGCGTGCCCCACCACGGCGGGCACCGGCAGCGAATGCACCGGAATGGCCATTTTCGATTTCGTAGAGCGCCACGTGAAAACCGGCATCGCATCGCGGAGTTTACGCCCGACGCTGGCCCTTATCGATCCCGACGTAACCAGCACCCTTCCCGCCAATGTCGTCGCGGCCAGCGGCTTTGACGTGCTCAGCCACGCGCTGGAGTCCTACACCGCGAAGCCCTTCACCCAGCGGATGAAGCCGGAGCGGCCCGATCTCCGGCCCATGAGCCAGGGCGCGAACCCCTGGAGCGACTTGGGGTGTCGCGAGGCCCTGCGCCTCTGCGGGGACTTTCTCGTGCGCGCCGTGCAAGATGCCAGCGACACTGAGGCGCGCCACGGCATGATGTTCGCCGCCACCCTCGCGGGCATCGCCTTCGGGAACTCCGGCGTCCACCTGCCCCACGGCATGGCCTACTCCGTGGCCGGGATGATCCGCGACTACCGGCCCGACGGCTACCCGACCGAAGAGCCCATCTGTCCCCACGGCATCTCGGTCATTGTGGACGTCCCCTCGGTGGTGCGCTTCACCGCCCCGGTCCTACCCGCGCGACATCTTGAAATAGCCGCCCTGCTCGGGGCCGACCTGTGCGGCGCGGCCGAAGACGACGCGGGCGAGGTGCTGGCCGAGCACATCATCCAAATGATGCGCGACACCGCGATGCCGAATGGTATCGGAGAACTGGGCTACGGCGAAGGCGAAATAGCAGGACTTGCCGAGGGCGCCTTCGCACAGCAGCGGCTGCTGTCGAACTCGCCGGTGGCCGTCGGGATGGAGGACTTGGCGGTGCTGTATCGAGGGGCGGGACGATATTGGTAG
- a CDS encoding O-methyltransferase has product MSQEPWKAVDDYLADLFIPDDPALTAALAESEAAGLDPISVSPMQGKLLNLLVQLNGARRILEIGTLGGYSTIWMARALPEGGKLITLELQEKHAEVAGKNVARAGLSDKVEIRVGAALDSLKALEAEGGAPFDLIFIDADKENIPGYYEGAMKLSRKGTLMIVDNVIRNGAVLEAGSEDVSIQGVRRFNDLVATDSRVTTSTVQTVGSKGYDGFAMVLVTGE; this is encoded by the coding sequence ATGTCACAAGAACCATGGAAAGCGGTCGACGACTACCTCGCTGACCTGTTCATCCCCGACGATCCGGCGCTCACCGCAGCGCTTGCCGAAAGCGAAGCGGCGGGCCTGGACCCGATCTCGGTGTCGCCGATGCAGGGAAAGCTTCTGAATCTCCTCGTCCAGCTCAACGGCGCGCGGCGTATCCTGGAAATCGGCACACTTGGCGGCTACAGCACAATCTGGATGGCCCGGGCCTTGCCGGAGGGCGGGAAGCTGATTACCCTGGAGCTTCAGGAGAAGCATGCGGAAGTTGCGGGGAAGAATGTGGCCCGTGCCGGCCTGTCCGACAAGGTGGAAATTCGCGTCGGCGCGGCGCTGGACTCGTTGAAGGCGCTGGAGGCCGAGGGCGGCGCGCCCTTTGATCTGATCTTCATCGATGCGGATAAGGAGAACATCCCCGGCTACTACGAAGGGGCCATGAAGCTCTCCCGAAAGGGCACGCTGATGATCGTGGACAACGTGATTCGCAATGGCGCCGTGCTGGAGGCGGGCAGCGAGGACGTGAGTATTCAGGGCGTGCGGCGTTTCAACGACTTGGTCGCGACCGATTCGCGGGTGACCACGAGCACGGTACAGACGGTGGGCAGCAAGGGCTACGACGGCTTTGCCATGGTGCTGGTTACGGGCGAGTGA
- a CDS encoding right-handed parallel beta-helix repeat-containing protein — protein MKPYRYFTLFVSLIAELLLCSTIASARAASDRILVVAPDGDDGASGTLEAPFATLTRARDAVRALKAQGEGGVTVYLRGGDYHLSEPVVFGEEDSGSEGAPVTYRNYEDETPVLAGGIPVTAWQPFRGGILQAALPEISATDPMAFQVIEAGIAGTMARTPNDGWLRLRDPEVAPSWSFGYEHGDFDPAGVDTTQLHLHLMQMGTYFSEHIPVTRVDAAVGRFYTEFKMKDPAYDPVAGKSYQIENALALLDAPGEYYADRAAGVLYYWPLTGAPVVADTVPRLFQVGGTDAARPVHDLVFAGLTFQGGNDQIAISNAARVTLRDCRLFNAGTNGISVGGGTTHFTVTGCEIARSGTNGIWIRGEYERREGGPAIVQTHGLTIHNNYIHHMGRRTITGCGISVFWSLNDSVISNNLITDGPKSGILFFSMWDMPRELGIMNNNVIRNNELARCMSSSWDGGAFYIGATTDNNTFENNRIVDAWSWFNATWPQPEDRPEDACSIDFDPGMTYNTHLRNNVAYGANATVVEFGRYEDETFLENNFFESPGRPDEILVNGKWEKHGVFDRSKVRDDIGLTADYRYPYPQEVARPVTLPVRCGFDRTLSPFYLYRYEDGFRHGYLIDSGAHEGVGAVRVDKDVMVLRYRHPTAISRKVTVWFYDDAEKAGATCLAKLRGPAAIEEGEIALGVDGGVSRDHYVVQLWEDRVVATSVARGTGWHELVFDVKEGKEHGAEILLDGTQVGRVPMFQSFTTVDLGDGRFGSDSVGLGFDTLRIE, from the coding sequence ATGAAACCTTACCGATATTTCACGCTCTTCGTTTCCCTCATTGCGGAACTGCTTCTTTGTTCGACAATTGCCTCGGCTCGGGCCGCTTCGGATCGGATCCTGGTCGTCGCGCCCGATGGTGATGATGGCGCGTCGGGAACGCTTGAAGCGCCTTTTGCGACCTTGACCCGCGCACGGGATGCCGTTCGCGCGCTGAAAGCGCAGGGAGAAGGCGGGGTTACCGTCTATTTGCGCGGCGGAGACTACCACCTGAGCGAGCCGGTGGTCTTTGGGGAGGAGGACTCGGGCTCGGAAGGCGCGCCGGTGACCTATCGCAACTACGAGGACGAGACGCCTGTGCTGGCGGGCGGCATTCCGGTTACGGCGTGGCAGCCGTTCAGAGGCGGCATTCTCCAGGCCGCGCTACCCGAGATCTCCGCCACCGATCCCATGGCCTTTCAGGTCATCGAAGCGGGAATCGCGGGGACGATGGCCCGCACGCCCAACGACGGCTGGTTGCGGCTTCGCGATCCCGAAGTCGCGCCGTCGTGGTCCTTCGGCTATGAACACGGAGATTTTGATCCGGCGGGTGTGGACACAACCCAGCTCCACTTGCATCTGATGCAAATGGGAACCTACTTCTCCGAGCACATTCCCGTGACCCGTGTGGATGCCGCAGTGGGGCGATTCTACACGGAATTCAAGATGAAGGATCCCGCCTACGATCCGGTGGCCGGAAAATCGTACCAAATCGAGAATGCCCTCGCGCTGCTCGATGCGCCGGGTGAGTACTACGCCGATCGGGCTGCGGGTGTGCTCTATTACTGGCCGCTCACGGGGGCTCCAGTGGTTGCGGATACGGTTCCCCGGTTGTTTCAGGTCGGCGGAACGGATGCCGCGCGTCCCGTTCACGATCTGGTGTTTGCGGGTCTTACGTTTCAAGGGGGCAACGATCAGATTGCGATCAGCAATGCCGCGCGCGTTACCCTGCGCGATTGCCGATTGTTCAACGCAGGCACGAACGGGATCTCCGTGGGCGGCGGCACGACGCATTTCACCGTGACCGGCTGTGAGATCGCGCGCAGCGGCACCAATGGCATCTGGATCCGGGGCGAGTATGAGCGCAGGGAGGGCGGCCCGGCTATCGTCCAGACGCATGGGCTCACGATTCACAACAACTACATCCATCACATGGGCCGACGCACCATTACCGGTTGCGGCATTTCCGTATTCTGGTCGCTCAACGACAGCGTGATATCCAACAACCTGATCACCGACGGGCCGAAGTCGGGCATTTTGTTTTTCTCCATGTGGGACATGCCCCGCGAACTGGGCATCATGAACAACAACGTGATCCGGAACAATGAACTCGCGCGCTGCATGAGCAGCTCCTGGGACGGCGGCGCCTTTTATATTGGCGCGACGACGGACAACAATACCTTCGAGAACAACCGCATCGTCGATGCCTGGTCGTGGTTCAACGCCACGTGGCCACAGCCGGAGGATCGCCCGGAAGACGCCTGCTCCATCGATTTCGACCCCGGCATGACCTATAACACACACTTGCGCAATAACGTGGCCTATGGCGCGAATGCTACGGTGGTGGAGTTCGGGCGTTACGAAGACGAGACCTTTCTGGAGAATAATTTCTTCGAGTCGCCGGGAAGGCCGGATGAGATCCTGGTCAATGGAAAGTGGGAGAAGCACGGGGTTTTTGATCGGTCAAAGGTGAGGGATGACATCGGACTCACGGCCGACTACAGATACCCCTATCCCCAGGAGGTTGCCCGTCCGGTGACCCTGCCTGTCCGCTGCGGGTTCGATCGTACCCTGAGCCCCTTTTACCTCTACCGCTACGAAGACGGATTTCGGCATGGATACCTGATTGACTCGGGCGCGCACGAAGGTGTCGGCGCCGTTCGCGTGGATAAGGACGTGATGGTGCTGCGCTATCGACATCCCACCGCGATCTCGAGAAAGGTGACGGTGTGGTTCTACGATGACGCGGAAAAGGCCGGGGCAACGTGCCTTGCGAAACTGCGGGGACCAGCGGCCATTGAGGAAGGCGAGATCGCTCTGGGCGTGGACGGCGGTGTGTCGCGCGACCACTATGTGGTGCAATTGTGGGAGGACCGTGTTGTTGCGACCAGCGTTGCGCGCGGCACGGGGTGGCACGAGCTGGTGTTCGACGTGAAGGAGGGCAAGGAACATGGCGCCGAGATCTTGCTGGACGGAACGCAGGTGGGGCGCGTGCCCATGTTTCAATCATTCACCACCGTGGACCTGGGTGATGGGCGCTTCGGATCCGACAGCGTCGGGTTGGGCTTTGATACCCTCAGAATTGAGTAG